A genomic segment from Corylus avellana chromosome ca5, CavTom2PMs-1.0 encodes:
- the LOC132183428 gene encoding uncharacterized protein LOC132183428 produces the protein LLLSAATTISAAPILGLDYFLSHQSRNDPQATNDSYLSLPSSLRKSLYSHLPQPHLPSIVSSLLSFSLPVSLHIRLVGSFPPDSRSLLSSFLSSASQPLHHFHAISPFPTQSHTLPIKHSLHLDVSFSPTSLSTLLSHTLSSQISETPSSLRSSLLPIPFSSIDAHLRDDFDKEKPPDGIVLYLLNLGNQSKPYAYTYSHGDSSPGFTNCLGTLWTAKDRYLWIDLAAGPVDYGPALSGDGVLPRGEFHPLAALHGRPKSQKALLRDLASLVWSAYQVLLVPSLRIPVPFETSLVVQFIHFHGSESGRDSSGLDWKQIQRTFMDEANEGGLLLGDQSLRFKTYEVSFSECPICSFAVSRSINSYTSRFLFDNYTLIVSEYLDSKRLHQILTDSADEFRRVAGIPEEEFGRVLPVYVFDLDYHMLLLLDRYHQSVAFKDMVIAVRTKNTQTVSDYSCNGRHVFTKTRELERPLVGSILQSMWGVSPTHLLWSPRHNSTLVDYTWSVGQTPFGPFSEISSMSFVQKDAARRNILLTSLNYSITSAIDVIESIAAHGGDRKLLKPSRHAEFIQRWNLYKYKLDKAVSALSHLDFKMALYYVRSSDHDLYAIHSLVYHASEELEASLVCFKDPPFPWTSVSLSAAGFLALFYVYARRDKLFKNKRKQF, from the coding sequence CTCCTCCTCTCCGCCGCCACCACCATCTCGGCGGCCCCAATTCTAGGCCTAGACTACTTCCTAAGCCATCAATCCAGAAACGACCCGCAGGCCACCAACGACTCCTACCTCTCCCTCCCGTCCTCCCTAAGGAAATCGCTCTACTCCCACCTCCCCCAACCCCACCTCCCCTCCATTGTCTCCTCCCTCCTCTCCTTCTCCCTCCCCGTCTCCCTCCACATCCGCCTTGTCGGATCCTTTCCCCCCGATTCCCGCTCCCTCCTCTCCTCATTCCTCTCCTCCGCCTCACAACCCCTCCACCACTTCCATGCTATCTCCCCCTTCCCCACCCAATCCCATACCCTCCCCATCAAACACTCCCTCCATCTCGACGTCTCTTTCTCCCCCACTTCCCTCTCAACTCTCCTCTCCCATACCCTCTCATCCCAAATCTCCGAAACCCCTTCTTCCCTCCGCTCGTCTCTCCTCCCCATCCCCTTCTCCTCCATCGACGCCCACCTCCGCGACGACTTCGACAAGGAAAAGCCCCCCGACGGAATCGTCCTCTACCTCCTCAATCTCGGCAACCAATCTAAACCCTATGCCTACACCTACTCCCACGGGGACTCCTCCCCTGGCTTCACCAATTGCCTCGGCACCCTCTGGACCGCCAAGGATCGGTACCTTTGGATCGATTTGGCTGCGGGACCGGTCGATTACGGCCCGGCGTTGTCCGGGGACGGTGTGCTCCCCCGCGGCGAGTTTCACCCGCTCGCTGCCCTCCACGGCCGCCCCAAGTCGCAGAAGGCGCTGCTGAGGGACCTGGCGTCCCTGGTCTGGAGCGCCTACCAGGTACTTCTTGTGCCCTCTCTGAGAATTCCTGTTCCTTTTGAGACATCGTTGGTAGTTCAGTTTATACATTTTCATGGATCGGAGAGCGGAAGGGATTCAAGTGGCTTGGATTGGAAACAGATTCAGAGGACGTTTATGGATGAGGCTAATGAGGGTGGGTTGTTGTTGGGTGAtcagtccttgaggttcaagACTTATGAGGTGAGTTTTTCTGAGTGTCCGATTTGCTCGTTCGCGGTTTCTAGGTCGATCAATTCATATACGTCGAGGTTTTTGTTCGATAATTATACTCTGATTGTGAGCGAGTATTTGGACTCGAAGCGTTTGCATCAGATTTTGACTGACTCGGCCGACGAGTTTAGGAGGGTGGCGGGGATTCCAGAGGAGGAGTTCGGTAGGGTTCTTCCGGTTTACGTGTTTGATTTGGATTACCATATGCTCTTGTTGCTAGACCGGTATCACCAGTCAGTTGCTTTCAAAGATATGGTTATTGCAGTGAGGACAAAGAACACGCAGACTGTGAGTGATTATAGCTGTAATGGTCGTCATGTGTTTACTAAGACTAGGGAGCTTGAGCGGCCGCTTGTTGGTTCGATTCTGCAGAGTATGTGGGGAGTGTCCCCTACCCATTTGTTGTGGAGCCCAAGGCATAATAGTACTCTGGTGGATTACACATGGAGTGTAGGGCAGACTCCCTTTGGGCCATTCTCAGAGATTTCATCGATGTCATTTGTGCAGAAGGATGCAGCTAGGAGGAATATTCTTTTGACATCATTGAATTACAGTATAACGAGTGCCATTGACGTTATTGAATCCATTGCTGCACATGGTGGAGATAGGAAGCTGCTTAAACCGAGTCGGCATGCTGAGTTCATACAAAGGTGGAACTTGTATAAGTACAAGCTTGACAAAGCAGTTTCTGCTTTGTCACATTTGGATTTCAAGATGGCTTTGTACTACGTGAGGTCTTCGGATCATGATCTGTATGCCATCCACTCTCTCGTCTATCATGCTTCAGAAGAACTGGAGGCATCACTGGTATGCTTCAAGGACCCACCATTTCCATGGACTTCAGTTTCTTTGTCTGCAGCAGGTTTCCTAGCGCTCTTTTATGTTTATGCAAGAAGAGACAAActgttcaaaaataaaagaaagcaattTTGA